The Comamonas sp. 26 DNA window TTTCTGTATGTTTCATATCTTCGAGGCGGCGAAGTAGAAACACTTGGCGAACCTTGGGTGGAAGGCCCTCCATCCACTGATCCACCGCTTCGATGGCTTCGCGAACCAACGCATAGTCTTCAGGCGATGGAGCGACTTCTTCGGGCAGTGCTGCCAGTGCATCCAGCCAGGCCTGTTCTAGTTCCCGCCTGCGCCAGAAGTGGTAGAGCACCCGCTGAGCCAAGGTGGTCAGATACGCCTTGGGTTCACGAATGGCATGCACCTGCTGACCTGCGATCACTCTGACAAACGTGTCTTGCGTCAGATCTGCAGCCTGATGCGTATTACCCAGCCTGCGCAGCAGCCAGCTCTGCAGCCAGGCATGGTGATCGACATAGAGCGTGTGGACCGGGTCCGCTGCAGGCTGTGAAGACATGGGCTGATAGTATTGCAAATGAGAACGCTTCGCATTCTATATTCTTGTGAGAATGCTTGTAAAACACCTTCTCATCCCTTCCCCTTGCCTACTCTTGAGCGCTGAAACTGTCTGCGGCAAGCAGGCTCGCAAGCCCATCCATCAGTCCACAGTGGATTACATGAGGCCTTGAGTGGCCATGGAAAGCGCAGCGCCTGGGGCCACGATGATGTGATCGAGCACGTGGACATCGATCAGCGCCAGTGCGGCTTTGAGCGTTGCGGTCAGTGACCGGTCGGCATGGCTGGGTTGCACGCTGCCGCTAGGGTGGTTGTGGGCCAAGATGACTGCGCCGGCCTGATGGTGCAGGGCGCGCAGCACGACTTCACGAGGGTAAACGGAGGTTTGCGTCAAAGTACCGCGAAACATTTCTTCCAAAGCCAGCAGGCGGTTCTGAC harbors:
- a CDS encoding sigma-70 family RNA polymerase sigma factor yields the protein MSSQPAADPVHTLYVDHHAWLQSWLLRRLGNTHQAADLTQDTFVRVIAGQQVHAIREPKAYLTTLAQRVLYHFWRRRELEQAWLDALAALPEEVAPSPEDYALVREAIEAVDQWMEGLPPKVRQVFLLRRLEDMKHTEIAEVMCLSVATVERYMKQALMQLMQMPQPLGLD